One window from the genome of Pandoraea fibrosis encodes:
- a CDS encoding putative bifunctional diguanylate cyclase/phosphodiesterase translates to MSSSYSGWLVALSLAVAVLASFTALDLSGRIYLLTHRALRHAWLAVGATAMGIGIWSMHFIGMLALSLSPSWSPLTSTANIALGYDPAITAGSLGIAIVISWAALWLIANERFTRWRLGGAGVTLGLGIAAMHYSGMAAMKMNPDIEYDPGLFALSILIAITAATAALWIARTLRDGSLRYVMAKRIGAAVVMGVAITAMHFTGMAAANFAPGAICGAASGVSSPWLVTTVSLFTFLILVTTMLVSRLDARTSFLANSVLQLNTQIARMATYDALTDLPNRRALHDAAARMLINSRRDQRRFAVLFMDLDGFKTINDSLGHNVGDDVLRAFAKRLRKNVNGDDVVARLGGDEFVVLLGSLSSPEVAGRVAQRLLDDMRDGLRVGDQSLHVVPSIGVALFPDDGDSIDLLLKHADTAMYEAKRAGRGIYRYFEPRMNAAAQRTWEIQQALHDAENEQYFSLHFQPKYRGDTEALAGAEALLRLTHPTFGELQPVDFIPVAERTGQIVQIGYWVVRATCRHIQEWDAAGLPPVKVAINLSPRQMAQASLVENIVEIVNEAGIDCHRLMFEITETVAMFDAQHTIDVIRAFQDHGFEVAIDDFGTGYSSLAYLQRFRVKQLKMDRFFTNGLDTCGREGSAVVSAIIALAHSLDMDVVAEGVETASQREALKTLDCDELQGFLLGKPLTGDAFARLLASLPGVPDTPAMA, encoded by the coding sequence CATGGGCATCGGCATCTGGTCGATGCACTTCATCGGCATGCTGGCGCTGTCGCTGTCGCCCTCGTGGTCGCCGCTGACCTCGACCGCCAACATCGCGCTGGGCTACGACCCCGCTATCACGGCGGGCTCGCTCGGCATTGCCATCGTGATCTCCTGGGCCGCCCTGTGGCTGATTGCCAACGAACGGTTTACGAGATGGCGCCTGGGGGGCGCCGGCGTCACGCTCGGTCTGGGCATCGCCGCCATGCACTACAGCGGCATGGCGGCCATGAAGATGAATCCGGATATCGAATACGATCCGGGCCTCTTCGCGTTGTCGATCCTGATCGCGATTACCGCCGCCACGGCTGCGCTGTGGATCGCAAGGACGTTGCGCGACGGCAGCCTGCGCTACGTCATGGCCAAGCGCATCGGCGCCGCCGTGGTCATGGGGGTGGCCATCACGGCGATGCACTTCACCGGCATGGCAGCCGCCAACTTTGCACCGGGCGCCATTTGCGGCGCGGCCAGCGGTGTCAGCTCGCCATGGCTGGTCACGACCGTGAGCCTGTTCACCTTCCTGATTCTTGTCACGACGATGCTCGTCTCGCGTCTGGACGCCCGCACCAGCTTCCTTGCCAACTCGGTGCTGCAACTGAACACGCAGATCGCCCGCATGGCGACATACGATGCACTGACCGATCTGCCCAACCGCCGTGCGCTGCACGACGCCGCGGCCCGCATGCTCATCAACTCGCGTCGCGACCAGCGCCGTTTCGCGGTGCTGTTCATGGATCTGGACGGCTTCAAAACCATCAACGATTCGCTCGGCCACAACGTGGGCGACGACGTCCTGCGCGCGTTCGCCAAGCGCCTTCGCAAGAACGTGAACGGCGACGACGTGGTCGCCCGACTGGGTGGCGACGAGTTCGTGGTACTGCTGGGGTCCCTGTCGTCGCCGGAAGTCGCGGGACGCGTGGCCCAACGTCTGCTCGACGATATGCGCGACGGCTTGCGCGTTGGCGACCAGTCGCTGCATGTCGTACCCAGCATCGGCGTGGCGCTATTCCCGGACGACGGCGACAGCATCGACTTGCTGCTCAAGCACGCCGACACCGCCATGTACGAAGCCAAGCGCGCGGGACGCGGCATCTACCGCTACTTCGAGCCGCGCATGAACGCCGCCGCCCAACGCACCTGGGAAATCCAGCAGGCGCTGCACGACGCGGAGAACGAACAGTATTTCTCGCTGCATTTCCAGCCGAAATACCGGGGCGATACTGAAGCGCTGGCCGGCGCCGAAGCCCTGCTGCGCCTGACGCATCCGACCTTCGGGGAGTTGCAGCCGGTCGACTTCATTCCGGTCGCCGAACGCACCGGCCAGATCGTCCAGATCGGCTATTGGGTGGTGCGCGCCACTTGCCGACACATTCAGGAATGGGACGCCGCAGGACTTCCGCCGGTGAAGGTCGCGATCAATCTCTCGCCGCGCCAGATGGCGCAGGCGTCGCTAGTGGAGAACATCGTCGAGATCGTGAACGAAGCCGGTATCGACTGCCACCGGCTCATGTTCGAAATTACCGAGACGGTGGCGATGTTCGACGCCCAGCACACCATCGACGTGATCCGCGCGTTTCAGGACCATGGCTTCGAAGTGGCCATCGACGATTTCGGCACGGGATATTCGAGTCTGGCGTACTTGCAGCGCTTCCGCGTCAAGCAGTTGAAGATGGATCGCTTCTTCACCAACGGCCTGGACACTTGCGGCCGCGAAGGGAGCGCCGTCGTGTCGGCGATCATTGCACTGGCGCACTCGCTCGATATGGACGTGGTAGCCGAAGGCGTCGAGACGGCCTCGCAGCGCGAAGCGCTCAAGACACTCGATTGCGACGAACTGCAAGGTTTCCTGCTTGGCAAACCGCTCACGGGCGATGCGTTCGCCCGGCTGCTTGCCTCATTGCCGGGCGTGCCCGACACACCGGCGATGGCCTGA
- a CDS encoding winged helix-turn-helix transcriptional regulator has product MQRKTFRDMQCPIARSLERVGEWWSILILREAGYGTTRFDDFQRRLDIAPNMLTRRLNALVEEGLLARRQYCDRPPRFEYVLTDAGRDFRPVLWALLAWGNRHFAPEGISAQLIDRETGEVVEPVVIDAVTGARLDPTRHIPMAGPAANEGTRKRLARAAAFATGEPFDEGAAPDVPEADVETTAETAGR; this is encoded by the coding sequence ATGCAACGAAAGACATTCCGCGACATGCAATGCCCTATCGCCCGCAGCCTTGAGCGCGTGGGCGAGTGGTGGAGCATTCTGATTCTGCGCGAGGCCGGCTACGGCACGACCCGCTTCGACGATTTTCAGCGACGCCTCGACATTGCGCCGAACATGCTGACCCGCCGGTTGAACGCGCTGGTCGAAGAAGGGTTGCTGGCGCGACGGCAGTATTGCGACCGCCCGCCACGCTTCGAATATGTGCTCACCGATGCCGGCAGAGATTTCCGGCCAGTGCTGTGGGCGCTGCTCGCGTGGGGGAACCGGCACTTTGCACCGGAGGGTATTTCGGCTCAACTGATCGATCGGGAGACGGGTGAAGTTGTCGAGCCGGTCGTGATCGACGCGGTGACGGGCGCGCGGCTGGACCCGACGCGTCACATTCCGATGGCGGGGCCGGCGGCCAACGAAGGGACGCGCAAGCGACTTGCCCGGGCGGCGGCCTTTGCGACCGGGGAACCGTTTGACGAGGGCGCTGCGCCAGACGTGCCGGAAGCCGATGTCGAGACCACCGCCGAGACTGCCGGTCGCTGA